The nucleotide sequence CACACTCCATagttgtgcagggtaggtgaattggttatgctaattgCCCATGGTGCTTGGGGAtgcctaggttaggtgcattagtcaggggtaagtatagggtaggggaatgggtctgggtgggttactcttcggagggtcggtggggacttgttgggccgaagggtctgtttccacactgcgggGATTGTAATCTCTCAGTTGGAGCGCCAAGTGCATATAGCTGCACCAAGTTTGCACAGAGTCAGGCTGTGAGGGATCTCtgtgtgcatttggaaaggtgcagTGGCCAACTGTGTGCAACAAGATAATGTGTGGCATGAAGGGCGAGTCCTGGGACACGGCGGTTCCCCTCACACTGTGAGCTCTTTGGGCTACCAAGTGGGATCCTAGACTGTCAAGAGTAGCAGTAAGATGAAGATAGTGCAAGGTGTACAGCAGACTGAAACATTTGACTTCCCCTATACTTTCTCAATTGGCAACCGCGCTCTTCCCTCCCCGCCCCTGGGGCAGCTCTGCCTTTCCATCCACTGTCCGCATTTGTTTGGAATGAAAATTCAGCTTCTCCATAAAGCGGTCCGCTGGTCAGTGAACTCCCAGCTCTAAGGGTGCCCCTTCTCGGTTGACTTACTTGACGCTTGGAGAAGGTGGCACACCCAGCAGCCGCCAGCTTGGCCCTGAACAGCCAACTATTACATCCTTCAAGTTGGATAGCTCTCGGTCACCCCCGCACAGGCTGGTGCCTATGTAGTGGTTAGCGACGCCTTGCAGTTTTAAAGATCGGAGGTtggaaacatagagtcatagagatgtacagcaccgaaacagaccattcggtccaacctgtccatgccgaccagatatcccaacccaacctagtcccacctgccagcacccggcccatatccctccaaacccatatacccatccaaatgcctcttatatgttgcaattgtcccaacttcctctggcagctcattccatacacgtaccaccctctgtgtgaaaaagttggccctcatgaccattttaaatctttcccctctcaccctaaacctctagttttggactcccgtaCCTGGCTTAATCAAATATTAGGGATTATCACTCAATGGGTTCACTCGGCAGGCTGAAgctttgttgccagaagctgttTATACAGGTTGGCCCCTTTCACCAATAATGGAGGGGCTTTCACACAGCACGGACATTCAGGACTACACCAGGGGCACACGGTCTGGTTCCTGCTTTCCTACTCTTCAATTGCGCTGATGATGTGGAATGCCCACTCCTCCTGACAGCTTTACCCGTTTTTGTTTCCTTCGAAATATTGATTTCGCATGTAGACCAAGTGCAAGTTTAACCTCAGACAGGCTCTGATGGCAAGGTGAACATCATGACTTACCACCTCCCAGGTTCCTGCAGTTATTAATGGGAGAATGCACGGACAGGTCCGGGACTGTTTctttaaaagacaaaaaaaaagtaactccgttacatttttattttttataaaGATTTTGAGTTGCTGAGAAATTGATCAAATGGAATGAAAGCGTCCAAACTGGTTAGTACATTGTGTATGTTTTGGGTAAGTAAAATTAGGATTGGGTGGTGGTTCATCTTACTGGGGAGGAAAATCCTAAAGTCCCCACAGAGATGACCCCCACCCTCCCTGACAGACACCAAGCTGGTGATGACTTGCTGATGGTCCGGGGAAAACGTGCGAATGACACAATCAGGCCCCTGCTTCAGGAGCTGCACTGTTGGCGGGTGAAAGGGAAAAGGTCCCAGAGACTGCCATTCAGTCAAGTCACTgcgcggcactccgaaagctagtgtgcttccaaataaacctgttgggactataacctggtgttgtgtggtttgtaACTTATAGGGACTAAGTAGAGAAAATGTGCGCACTTAGAATTTAGTTGGAAAGTTTAACCCGTTGCAAAACGCTTCAAAATGACCGTCCCGTTCCCACCGCAGTGAATCGCCCGGCTTCCAGTTTTCTTCACAAAAGAAACTCCCCTCTTCCAGCTCTTCGGGCTTTCTGTAAGCCAGCTCCCCGCGGTAGTTGCTCGCCCCACAGCGCTGCTCAAACTCACCGGGTGCATCGGCTGTCACGATGGCTTCGGGAGAGATGCAGACTCCGCGGTCGTACACCGGGAAGTCATTGCAGGCCAGATTCTCCGGCCAGCTGTGGTTGTACCTCCTCATGACGGGCTCGCAGCCGTCCCTCGCCCTCTCGCACACCGACTTACACGGCTTGATGGGCTCATGCTGGAAGTCGATGGTGCAGATGGGCGCGTACATGGCACACAGGAAGAACAGCAGCACTGGGCTGCACTGGATGCCCACCAGCCCTTCGTACTGCTCGATCGCCAGCACGGCATTGTCCTGGGTACTGTGGTGCAGATGGTTCGGCATCTTGGTCATGTTCCAGGGCATTGGCTTGCACATGGGGATCCGGATTGGCTCACACGCTGCGGCTTCTGCCCTGCGGGCCAGAGCCAGGCAACTCATCCACAACAAGGCGAAGCAAAGCCCAGAGCGCAGCATCTTCACCCGGGGAGCTGCTATCCAACTGTCCTGGATCCCTGCGACCGGGAACCACCCCCGCTCGGTATCTCAGCCCAGccggagtgtttttttttatttgaggaAACTGTCCTTTCCAACGCCCTGTCGCTATCCCCTTCCCGCCTCTCAGTCACCAGGGGAGGGGGAGTTTGTTGGAATCCTTGTATCTTTCAGAGGAAACAgggcgccctctctctctcaagccAGCGCCTAATGAGTGCGTCTACATTAACTGCACTTTTATAACTTTTCTAACAGCAGCCCTATGACGCGATCTTGTCTTGTTCCATTTGAGATGCAGTCAAATGACAGTCAGGTCTGGAGtttatgattttattttaaatcaccaATAAAATATGTTCCTCGTGCTTTCTGGGCGTGTTCACATTGTCTCTTGTTCAGGCAGTGAATGTTTTCTTAGGTCAAGCTCACTGCCAATGCCTCTGACTGCTGGGTACACAACAGGCGGTTTACAGAAAGTAGCACACAAACTGAGCTTTGACTTTCTGCTTGCAGAACAAACACAAAAGCACGAAATACCCCCAGAACAATGCTCCAGCAAGGGTTCCACTTACCTCCTGAAAGAGGAGTTCGCAGACTGGAACATAAAGAGAAAATATCCTCAAGGCACCAGGAAAGTCGAGCCCTGTGGCTGATTTATTAGGATGGGTCATAATAGAATAGTTACAAGGATAACATACCATGTTCAAAGTTTGAAGTGATTAAAATTACAATTTGCATTGCGCGCTCGGAATATTGCCGTCCATCTGCAGCTTCTGAGACCCCGCGGCAGAAGTGTTGGTCCACATTGGGTTTCTTTTCCTCGTGAAAGAGATCAATAagccacattctgtacatgtgcaaATGCGCTGGAGATCTGCTTTAGCATGCTCTGTGTTGTACTTAACGGCGGCAGGACAGAATATGAAGCAATCAACGTATTCTTCCCATTCTGGGTTTTTACCTATGGATTCTTCCTGTTGTCCGATCTCCCATttgtgatgagctgccttttaaTTTTGCCAGATGACTTCATAAAATGCCAGAATGGAGACTTAATGGAAAGTAAGGAGCCTTCTGCATAGCTGCGCTCTGTAAGAGATCTTCATAATTATAGCATTCTATTATCCaggcttattttttaaaaatgttacctATAGCGTTACATACGATATAT is from Hemiscyllium ocellatum isolate sHemOce1 chromosome 7, sHemOce1.pat.X.cur, whole genome shotgun sequence and encodes:
- the frzb gene encoding secreted frizzled-related protein 3 — encoded protein: MLRSGLCFALLWMSCLALARRAEAAACEPIRIPMCKPMPWNMTKMPNHLHHSTQDNAVLAIEQYEGLVGIQCSPVLLFFLCAMYAPICTIDFQHEPIKPCKSVCERARDGCEPVMRRYNHSWPENLACNDFPVYDRGVCISPEAIVTADAPETVPDLSVHSPINNCRNLGGDSCKCPPVKLTQKVYLKNNYNYVIRAKVKEVRNKCHDVATTVEVKDVLKSSLVNIPKETVTLHTSSACLCPEIKTNEEYIIMGYEDEERARLLLVEGSIAVKWKDRLGKRIKNWDQKLRQDRRKGRSGLQNREKRLQPRDTAVASKQRSKSRNAKAARQ